The following proteins are co-located in the Hevea brasiliensis isolate MT/VB/25A 57/8 chromosome 11, ASM3005281v1, whole genome shotgun sequence genome:
- the LOC110666066 gene encoding G-type lectin S-receptor-like serine/threonine-protein kinase At1g61390: MLRSPSEDEDSVELPLFDFHSILVATNNFDMENKLGQGGYGPVYKGTLQDGKVMAIKRLFSSSSQGIGELKNEMKLISKLQHRNLVRLLGCCIEREEKILIYEYTPNKSLDTYLFDPARKAKLDWTTRFNIIIRVARELLYLHRDSCLRVIHRYLKIINILLDEKMNPKISDFGLARIFEGTQDLESTHKVVGTICYMAPEYMLGGVFLEKSDIFNFGVLILEIISGRKANSFKYDKQYTSLLAYAWQCWSASKGVQMVDEALADSFSSSKVSRCVNIGLLCVQDHAADRPTMATIVSMLSGEQTKPPEPNQPTFMFKNISNNNFQSQSNSTWSANNVIESIIEPR; the protein is encoded by the exons ATGTTGAGAAGCCCTTCAGAAGATGAAGATTCAGTTGAGCTGCCTTTGTTTGACTTCCATAGCATATTAGTTGCAACCAACAACTTTGACATGGAGAACAAACTCGGGCAAGGAGGCTATGGTCCAGTTTATAAG GGAACGCTACAAGATGGGAAGGTTATGGCGATTAAAAGGCTTTTTAGTAGCTCCAGTCAAGGCATAGGAGAGCTCAAGAATGAAATGAAGTTGATCTCCAAACTCCAACACAGAAATCTTGTTAGACTCTTAGGTTGCTGCATTGAAAGAGAAGAGAAGATATTAATTTATGAGTACACGCCCAACAAAAGCTTGGACACTTATCTATTTG ATCCAGCAAGAAAGGCAAAGCTTGATTGGACTACACGCTTCAACATTATAATTAGAGTTGCTCGAGAGCTACTTTATCTTCATCGTGATTCTTGTTTAAGGGTTATACAcagatatttaaaaattattaatattcttTTGGATGAGAAAATGAATCCAAAAATATCAGATTTTGGATTGGCAAGAATTTTTGAAGGCACACAAGATCTAGAAAGCACTCACAAAGTTGTAGGAACAAT ATGTTATATGGCTCCAGAATATATGCTTGGAGGCGTATTTTTAGAGAAATCTGATATTTTTAACTTTGGAGTCTTAATTTTGGAAATCATTAGTGGTAGGAAGGCTAACAGCTTCAAATATGACAAACAATACACGAGTCTTCTAGCTTAT GCATGGCAATGTTGGTCTGCGAGCAAGGGTGTACAAATGGTAGATGAAGCATTGGCAGACTCATTTTCCTCATCGAAAGTAAGTAGATGTGTAAATATTGGACTTCTTTGTGTGCAAGATCATGCTGCTGATAGGCCAACCATGGCGACCATCGTTTCTATGCTAAGTGGTGAACAAACAAAGCCTCCTGAACCAAACCAGCCTACATTTATGTTTAAAAACATTTCCAACAACAATTTTCAATCACAAAGCAACTCTACATGGTCTGCAAATAATGTTATTGAATCAATCATTGAACCCCGATAA